A region from the Malus domestica chromosome 07, GDT2T_hap1 genome encodes:
- the LOC103434824 gene encoding WAT1-related protein At2g39510-like isoform X1: protein MAVILLQCGDAGQNVIARLALNQGMSHYVFFVYRMAIATVLISPFALILDRKSRPKMTFSILAKTMPLSLFDPVLDMNLFYMAMSYSTATFTSAMFNILPAIAFFMAMIFRLEKVNIRKLHSQAKVAGTTVTVGGAIILTLVKGPELNFPWTKGKGLNYDHHLLQSDSNPKDLIKSALVTAASCFFWSCFIILQAFTLRSYPCELSLTAFTCFWGLVEAAVLALFMEQENPNPVWSTQFDIKLLASFYGAILSGVNYYIMGMVNKEKDLFTILLLTP from the exons ATGGCTGTGATTCTATTGCAGTGTGGCGATGCAGGTCAGAACGTAATTGCTAGGCTTGCTCTAAACCAGGGAATGAGCCATTATGTATTCTTCGTCTACAGAATGGCTATTGCAACTGTTCTCATTTCTCCCTTCGCTCTCATTTTGGATAG GAAATCGCGGCCAAAGATGACCTTTTCCATCCTTGCTAAGACTATGCCGCTTAGCCTTTTCGA CCCTGTACTTGACATGAACCTCTTCTACATGGCAATGTCATATTCTACAGCTACTTTCACATCTGCCATGTTCAATATTCTTCCTGCAATTGCATTTTTCATGGCCATGATCTTTAG GCTTGAGAAAGTAAACATTAGGAAACTTCATAGCCAAGCAAAGGTAGCGGGGACCACAGTCACGGTTGGGGGAGCTATTATATTGACTCTGGTCAAAGGACCGGAACTTAATTTTCCGTGGACAAAGGGCAAAGGTCTAAATTATGATCATCACCTGTTGCAAAGTGATTCAAACCCTAAAGACCTCATTAAGAGTGCCCTCGTGACTGCTGCATCTTGTTTCTTCTGGTCTTGTTTCATCATTTTGCAA GCTTTTACACTaagatcatacccttgtgagctctccCTCACAGCTTTTACATGCTTTTGGGGTCTGGTTGAAGCCGCAGTACTTGCCCTTTTCATGGAACAGGAAAACCCTAATCCAGTCTGGTCTACACAATttgacatcaaacttttggcaTCATTTTATGGG GCAATACTCTCTGGGGTTAATTATTATATCATGGGAATGGTAAACAAAGAAAAGGACCTGTTTACTATTCTTCTTTTAACCCCTTAG
- the LOC103434824 gene encoding WAT1-related protein At2g39510-like isoform X2 produces MAVILLQCGDAGQNVIARLALNQGMSHYVFFVYRMAIATVLISPFALILDRKSRPKMTFSILAKTMPLSLFELEKVNIRKLHSQAKVAGTTVTVGGAIILTLVKGPELNFPWTKGKGLNYDHHLLQSDSNPKDLIKSALVTAASCFFWSCFIILQAFTLRSYPCELSLTAFTCFWGLVEAAVLALFMEQENPNPVWSTQFDIKLLASFYGAILSGVNYYIMGMVNKEKDLFTILLLTP; encoded by the exons ATGGCTGTGATTCTATTGCAGTGTGGCGATGCAGGTCAGAACGTAATTGCTAGGCTTGCTCTAAACCAGGGAATGAGCCATTATGTATTCTTCGTCTACAGAATGGCTATTGCAACTGTTCTCATTTCTCCCTTCGCTCTCATTTTGGATAG GAAATCGCGGCCAAAGATGACCTTTTCCATCCTTGCTAAGACTATGCCGCTTAGCCTTTTCGA GCTTGAGAAAGTAAACATTAGGAAACTTCATAGCCAAGCAAAGGTAGCGGGGACCACAGTCACGGTTGGGGGAGCTATTATATTGACTCTGGTCAAAGGACCGGAACTTAATTTTCCGTGGACAAAGGGCAAAGGTCTAAATTATGATCATCACCTGTTGCAAAGTGATTCAAACCCTAAAGACCTCATTAAGAGTGCCCTCGTGACTGCTGCATCTTGTTTCTTCTGGTCTTGTTTCATCATTTTGCAA GCTTTTACACTaagatcatacccttgtgagctctccCTCACAGCTTTTACATGCTTTTGGGGTCTGGTTGAAGCCGCAGTACTTGCCCTTTTCATGGAACAGGAAAACCCTAATCCAGTCTGGTCTACACAATttgacatcaaacttttggcaTCATTTTATGGG GCAATACTCTCTGGGGTTAATTATTATATCATGGGAATGGTAAACAAAGAAAAGGACCTGTTTACTATTCTTCTTTTAACCCCTTAG
- the LOC103434816 gene encoding uncharacterized protein, with the protein MSFQPKSSWTPRDSSCLTDGEMGYDNSSRLDSKRGHPWFMDSNGPELFNNKKQTMESVNGRPVSEMGYDNSSRLDSKRGYPWFVDSNGTELFNNKKQAMDAFNGRLVSGVPHLENFPWENTSGFQSVPGQFTDRLFGTEPVRTINPGERNIQSVGNGNMNLGRKGFENQYGNDSSMGLSMSHSIEDPSSCLSFGGIRKVKVNEVRDSENVVSASMGHSYIRGDNTTISAGTAFNKSNENSISLGSTYNNGEENAIAIGPSFNKADENFILMGHTYSKGNGNFTLMAHNYNKGDNGNLSIGRPFDKEDGRFISIGQSYEKGDSSFISLGSSYNKGHESFVSSGATYSKANENFISMPPTYNKADSNAVPPYDKGDSSSMSHNYSKSESTTIAFGSFHDELDTNPSGRIINSYDLLTSSQNIAQQSEEPGLKDPVQSHTDPNVGEALQVDSKTDMVPKIKEPRTARKAPPNNFPSNVKSLLSTGMFDGVPVKYVSWSREKNLKATIKGAGYLCSCDQCNHPKSLNAYEFERHAGAKTKHPNNHIYFENGKTIYAVVQELKNTPQDVLFDAIQTVTGSPINQKNFRIWKASYQAATRELQRIYGEDEAAVPS; encoded by the exons ATG TCTTTCCAACCCAAAAGTTCTTGGACTCCGAGAGATTCGAGCTGTCTAACTGATGGAGAGATGGGTTATGACAATTCTTCCAGATTAGATTCAAAGCGTGGTCACCCGTGGTTTATGGATTCCAATGGGCCGGAGCTCTTCAACAACAAGAAGCAAACAATGGAGTCTGTTAATGGCAGACCAGTTTCAGAGATGGGTTATGACAATTCTTCCAGATTAGATTCAAAGCGAGGTTACCCGTGGTTTGTGGATTCCAATGGGACGGAGCTTTTCAACAACAAGAAGCAAGCAATGGATGCTTTTAATGGCAGGCTAGTTTCAGGAGTTCCACATTTGGAAAATTTCCCGTGGGAAAACACTTCAGGGTTTCAGTCAGTTCCAGGTCAATTCACTGATCGGCTTTTTGGAACTGAGCCAGTACGGACAATCAACCCAGGTGAGAGGAACATTCAATCCGTTGGAAATGGAAATATGAATTTGGGAAGAAAGGGTTTTGAGAATCAATATGGAAATGATTCATCAATGGGTTTGTCAATGTCTCACTCTATCGAAGACCCCTCATCATGTCTCAGTTTTGGTGGAATCAGAAAAGTGAAGGTCAATGAAGTTAGGGACTCTGAGAATGTAGTGTCTGCGTCTATGGGGCACTCCTACATTAGAGGAGACAACACTACAATTTCAGCAGGTACCGCGTTTAATAAGAGCAATGAAAACAGCATATCTTTGGGTTCGACTTATAACAATGGCGAAGAGAATGCAATCGCAATAGGGCCTTCCTTTAATAAGGCAGatgaaaatttcattttaatggGTCACACCTACAGTAAGGGAAATGGGAATTTCACATTGATGGCTCATAATTATAACAAGGGTGACAATGGTAACTTATCAATTGGACGGCCCTTTGACAAGGAGGACGGAAGATTTATATCAATAGGCCAGTCATATGAAAAGGGAGATAGCAGTTTCATATCGTTAGGTAGCTCTTACAACAAAGGTCATGAGAGTTTTGTTTCTAGTGGTGCAACATATAGTAAAGCAAATGAGAATTTCATCTCAATGCCTCCGACATATAACAAGGCAGATTCAAATGCTGTACCTCCCTATGATAAAGGAGATAGCAGTTCTATGAGTCATAATTACAGTAAGAGTGAGAGCACCACCATCGCTTTTGGAAGTTTTCATGATGAACTCGACACAAATCCTTCTGGCAGGATCATTAACAGCTATGATTTGCTGACGAGTAGCCAGAACATAGCTCAACAGTCAGAAGAACCTGGCCTGAAGGATCCAGTTCAGTCACATACGGATCCAAATGTAGGTGAAGCTCTGCAAGTTGATTCTAAAACTGATATGGTTCCAAAAATTAAAGAGCCAAGAACTGCTAGGAAAGCTCCTCCAAACAACTTCCCTTCAAATGTCAAAAGTTTGTTATCAACTGGTATGTTTGATGGTGTTCCAGTGAAGTATGTTTCCTGGTCACGGGAG AAAAACCTCAAGGCAACAATAAAAGGGGCCGGGTATCTTTGTTCCTGTGATCAATGCAATCACCCAAAG TCTCTTAATGCTTATGAGTTTGAGCGTCATGCTGGTGCCAAGACCAAACATCCCAATAATCACATCTACTTTGAGAATGGAAAGACCATTTATGCAGTAGTTCAAGAGCTGAAGAACACTCCTCAGGACGTGCTGTTTGACGCCATTCAAACTGTAACAGGGTCTCCTATTAATCAGAAGAATTTCCGCATCTGGAAAG CATCATATCAAGCCGCAACCCGTGAACTTCAGCGTATCTATGGAGAAGATGAAGCCGCTGTACCTTCTTGA
- the LOC103434807 gene encoding zinc finger protein ZAT12-like, whose protein sequence is MNMKRSIADVRELDHGLTMANCLMLLSRGINNNDYQYDSSVSPSRVFECKTCNRQFPSFQALGGHRASHKKPRLTGPSGDGNSNSSDQSLSQGSPPKTKTHECNICGLEFAIGQALGGHMRRHRAALSSSNTTSNIHDRYSSSMSLNPQPAQVFQVLKKTNSGRRAMCLDLNLTPLENDLEILQLGKAAPLVGFF, encoded by the coding sequence ATGAACATGAAGAGAAGCATCGCAGATGTGAGAGAGCTTGATCACGGCCTAACCATGGCCAACTGTTTGATGCTACTGTCCCGTGGCATCAACAACAACGATTATCAATATGACTCCTCCGTCTCCCCTAGCCGGGTTTTCGAGTGCAAGACCTGTAACCGCCAGTTCCCTTCGTTCCAAGCGCTCGGAGGTCATCGAGCCAGCCACAAGAAGCCCAGGTTAACCGGACCATCAGGAGATGGAAACAGCAATAGTTCTGACCAGAGCCTGTCACAGGGGTCACCACCAAAGACCAAGACACACGAGTGCAACATATGTGGCCTAGAGTTTGCTATAGGGCAGGCGTTGGGTGGTCACATGAGGAGGCACAGGGCAGCCTTGAGCAGTAGTAATACTACTAGCAATATTCATGATCGATATTCGAGTTCGATGAGTCTGAATCCTCAGCCTGCGCAAGTATTTCAAGTTTTGAAGAAGACGAATAGCGGTAGGAGAGCTATGTGTTTGGATCTGAACTTGACGCCATTAGAGAATGACTTGGAGATTCTTCAGCTAGGGAAAGCAGCTCCACTTGTTGGGTTtttctaa